Proteins co-encoded in one Coriobacterium glomerans PW2 genomic window:
- a CDS encoding aminopeptidase, which yields MIRAELTAEDACAGMVKLMPKIERYADLIIRRGVNVRSGQEVVVEAAVEQRRFAELLTRKAYAAGAAHVTVIWRDDAVTRLTYEHVDLASLERVPEWERVQLESLAQAGACFVFVEGADPAALQGIDPAKPATAASARNSQCKSFRRGLDFNINPWCCAGAPVPAWARHVFPDACEEVALYRLWCAILSAARADGEDPESDWELHDATFEKNLRFLNEHHFASLRYRSKNGTDLTVGMTDRHIWAGGKAETPQEHPFFPNVPTEEVFTSPDCEHVEGIVHAALPVIHHGTRIDRFWLRFEAGRVVDYDAEVGVEALRSIIELDRGSSRLGEVALISKNTPIRESGILFFDTLYDENASCHLALGIGFPECYEGGYDMTPEKLRKKGVNMSSTHVDFMIGADDLNICGMDAEGRETSIFVNGQWSWE from the coding sequence ATGATCCGAGCCGAGCTGACCGCAGAGGACGCCTGTGCGGGCATGGTCAAGCTGATGCCCAAGATCGAGCGTTATGCCGACCTCATCATCCGTAGAGGCGTGAACGTGCGGTCCGGTCAGGAGGTCGTCGTCGAGGCGGCGGTCGAGCAGCGGAGGTTCGCCGAGCTGCTGACCCGCAAGGCGTACGCCGCCGGCGCCGCTCATGTGACGGTGATCTGGCGCGATGATGCCGTGACTCGTCTCACCTACGAGCATGTGGATCTCGCTTCCTTGGAGCGGGTGCCCGAATGGGAGCGCGTCCAGCTCGAGTCGCTCGCCCAAGCGGGTGCCTGCTTCGTCTTCGTCGAGGGGGCGGACCCCGCTGCGTTGCAGGGCATCGATCCGGCGAAGCCTGCGACGGCAGCCTCGGCGCGCAACAGCCAGTGCAAATCGTTCCGACGCGGTCTCGACTTCAACATCAACCCCTGGTGCTGCGCCGGCGCTCCGGTGCCGGCATGGGCTCGTCATGTGTTTCCGGACGCGTGCGAGGAGGTCGCCCTCTACCGGTTGTGGTGCGCGATCCTATCCGCGGCGCGCGCCGACGGCGAGGATCCCGAGAGCGACTGGGAGCTGCATGATGCGACGTTCGAGAAGAATCTGCGCTTCTTGAACGAGCATCATTTCGCGAGCCTGCGTTACCGTTCCAAGAATGGCACAGATCTCACGGTCGGTATGACCGACCGTCATATCTGGGCGGGCGGCAAAGCCGAGACCCCGCAGGAGCACCCGTTCTTTCCGAACGTTCCCACCGAGGAGGTGTTCACCTCTCCGGATTGCGAGCATGTCGAGGGCATCGTGCACGCGGCGCTGCCAGTCATCCACCATGGTACGAGGATCGATCGATTCTGGCTGCGCTTCGAGGCCGGCCGCGTCGTCGACTACGACGCCGAGGTGGGCGTCGAGGCGCTCAGAAGCATCATCGAGCTCGATCGGGGTTCCAGTCGGCTCGGCGAGGTGGCGCTCATCTCCAAGAACACGCCGATCCGCGAGAGCGGCATCTTGTTTTTCGACACGCTCTACGATGAGAACGCGAGCTGCCATCTGGCTCTCGGCATCGGGTTTCCGGAGTGCTACGAGGGCGGTTACGACATGACCCCCGAGAAGCTCCGCAAGAAGGGCGTGAACATGTCGAGCACGCATGTCGACTTCATGATCGGCGCAGACGACCTCAATATCTGCGGTATGGACGCAGAGGGTCGCGAGACGTCCATCTTCGTCAACGGGCAATGGAGCTGGGAGTAG
- a CDS encoding phospho-sugar mutase, giving the protein MADVHELLDLWIERVTDEKLLSELHDMRDRGESEAITDAFFQDLAFGTAGLRGIIGPGTNRMNIYTVGRATQGFATYLRSLTEEPSVAIARDSRHGGELFVRTTAAILAANGVRVHIYPEISPVPTLSWAVRDLCCTGGICMTASHNPAAYNGYKVYGPDGCQITSQAARAISKAIERTDPFDDVTTMEFDEAVARGLIRWIDDEVLRSYYRAVIAQSVSNLTPDQAARTPLRLVYTPLNGTGLIPVTTVLSAAGITDVTVVPEQRDPDGDFPTCPYPNPEIREAMQKGIDLSERIHPDLLLATDPDADRVGVAVKSAGDYLLLTGNEIGVLLLDYICRMRSGRGEELSNKVAVTTIVSSAMTDALAAQYGFELRRVLTGFKYIGDIITELERDGEPERFIFGFEESYGYLSGDHVRDKDAVNASLLICQMAQYYKTQSMSLADAMERLYERHGYYHNKTISLAYPGAEGAAKMSDLMIDLRKNPPTEIGGSAVERVIDYASGVHGLPAADVVEFDLAGGNKAIVRPSGTEPKIKLYVFAKGADAAAADELMARIEDAGRELLS; this is encoded by the coding sequence ATGGCAGATGTACACGAGCTTCTCGATCTGTGGATCGAGCGCGTCACGGATGAGAAGCTCCTCAGCGAGCTCCATGATATGAGAGATCGCGGCGAGTCCGAGGCGATCACCGATGCCTTCTTCCAAGACCTCGCTTTCGGCACCGCTGGGTTGCGCGGCATCATCGGCCCCGGTACGAACCGCATGAACATCTACACCGTCGGCCGGGCCACGCAGGGCTTCGCCACCTATCTGCGCTCCCTTACCGAGGAGCCCTCGGTTGCGATCGCGCGCGACAGCCGCCACGGAGGCGAGCTGTTCGTGCGGACCACGGCGGCGATCCTGGCTGCCAACGGCGTGCGCGTCCATATCTATCCTGAGATCTCACCGGTCCCGACGCTTTCCTGGGCCGTGCGCGATCTGTGCTGCACCGGTGGGATCTGCATGACCGCGAGTCACAATCCCGCGGCCTACAACGGCTACAAGGTCTACGGCCCGGACGGATGCCAGATCACGAGCCAGGCCGCCCGCGCCATATCGAAGGCCATCGAGCGGACCGATCCCTTTGACGACGTGACGACCATGGAGTTCGATGAGGCGGTGGCCCGCGGTCTCATCCGCTGGATCGATGATGAGGTGCTGAGGAGCTACTATCGCGCCGTGATCGCGCAGTCGGTGAGCAACCTCACGCCCGATCAGGCAGCGCGCACCCCGCTCAGACTCGTCTACACCCCGCTCAACGGCACCGGTCTCATTCCGGTGACGACCGTGCTCTCCGCCGCCGGCATCACCGATGTGACCGTCGTGCCCGAGCAGCGCGACCCGGATGGAGACTTTCCGACCTGTCCGTATCCCAATCCCGAGATCCGGGAGGCCATGCAAAAAGGGATCGATCTGTCAGAGCGCATTCATCCCGACCTGTTGCTCGCGACCGATCCCGATGCCGATCGCGTAGGCGTTGCCGTGAAGTCCGCAGGCGACTACCTGCTGCTCACCGGCAATGAGATCGGTGTGCTGCTGCTCGACTACATCTGCCGGATGCGCTCGGGGCGCGGCGAGGAGCTGTCGAACAAGGTCGCTGTCACCACGATCGTCTCCTCGGCTATGACCGATGCGCTGGCCGCTCAGTACGGCTTCGAGCTGCGTCGCGTTCTCACCGGCTTCAAGTACATCGGCGACATCATCACCGAACTCGAGAGGGACGGCGAGCCGGAGCGCTTCATCTTCGGCTTCGAGGAGAGCTACGGCTATCTGTCCGGTGATCACGTGCGCGACAAGGACGCCGTCAACGCATCTCTGCTCATTTGCCAGATGGCGCAGTACTACAAGACCCAGAGCATGAGTCTGGCCGATGCGATGGAGCGGCTCTACGAGCGTCATGGCTATTACCACAACAAAACGATCTCGCTTGCCTATCCAGGTGCCGAGGGCGCAGCGAAGATGTCCGATCTCATGATAGATCTGCGAAAGAATCCCCCGACGGAGATCGGCGGATCCGCTGTCGAGCGGGTCATCGACTACGCTTCCGGTGTACATGGGCTCCCCGCGGCAGATGTGGTCGAGTTCGACCTCGCCGGGGGCAACAAGGCCATCGTGCGACCGTCTGGTACCGAGCCGAAGATCAAGCTGTACGTGTTCGCGAAAGGTGCCGACGCCGCAGCCGCCGACGAGCTCATGGCGCGCATCGAGGATGCCGGGCGCGAGCTGCTGTCCTGA
- a CDS encoding Hsp20/alpha crystallin family protein — MASLIPYRSVLGLRPSANTLFDVFDDMLDFTGNPAASKAFPIDVEDKGEAYEVKAYFTGVNKNDIDVELNEGRLSISVNVEEEKEEKDKNYLQKEFSAYSASRGVYLKDASSEGLSAQYADGVLTVSVPKIAEKANVTKINID; from the coding sequence ATGGCAAGCTTGATTCCGTATCGTTCAGTTCTGGGTCTGCGTCCGTCGGCCAACACGTTGTTCGATGTCTTCGACGACATGCTGGATTTCACCGGAAACCCGGCAGCGAGCAAGGCGTTTCCCATCGATGTGGAAGACAAAGGTGAGGCCTACGAGGTCAAGGCCTACTTCACCGGTGTCAATAAAAATGATATCGATGTGGAGCTGAACGAGGGCCGTCTGTCCATCTCGGTCAACGTGGAAGAGGAGAAAGAGGAGAAGGATAAGAACTACCTGCAAAAGGAGTTCTCGGCCTACAGCGCATCGCGGGGCGTCTACCTGAAGGATGCTTCAAGCGAGGGCCTATCGGCTCAGTACGCCGATGGCGTGCTGACCGTCTCTGTCCCCAAGATCGCGGAGAAGGCGAACGTCA